In Tenebrio molitor chromosome 1, icTenMoli1.1, whole genome shotgun sequence, the sequence ttctatctaccattttgccgaaaaacgatgtttaattccaaaaaaaaaaattggagagatttttcactaaaataacccTACGCCCCTAaataaatactgcaatggctaattgagatcagcactaatatgaaaaaaacatccattttcatccagaaaacgtgttttaacgccgaaatcgaaattcaaataaatctacccgtatagcaaaaattccgcttcgtaagaatctggttgtttcacgtttttaggtagcttagttttggagatatgaacggttttaggaaaatctttcctatttttttaagccactacgcaacgtttttcgccaaaatggcagagagaaaagttgttccttttgatgagttctattatcagttaaaattaatgtacttatttcagaaacaccctgtatacactaGTTTGAAtcaagattttcaaaaatgtcacaCTTACAAAGTAGCGTTTATGCGGAATAAACGTAAGTCCTTCCAATCGAGATTTGGGTCGGTAATGGTAAAATGAATGATTGAAGTATGGAACAGAAGCTTGTCTTTTTAACGACTTTTGTGACTTCGTCGACTTGGAGTCATCTTTCTTCTATTGTGAAGAAACAATATTTAACATAATTAAGCGTGATTATAACAATAACTCACTTTGGACCCAAACCAGCGACCACcaagtttgttttttaatttagaagcATACGACGAATTCTCAGAAATTCGCAAAGCACTTAAATTTCTTAGAAGTTCatctaattgtttttttcttatagAAAAACTGTCTGTTTCTATAATGgttgaaacattttgaataaaatcttCATCTACTTTTATCTTATTTCCGTCCTGACGTTCACCACTTTGATGAGATAAACCGGGACGGGAAGAATCGTGTGAATCTAACACTCTAGAGTTCATTTTATTAGTTCTATTAGTCATTTTGTCATCAAATCGTATATTCTTATTCAACACTgggtttttattaattacatttgCGTTTGTGTTTTGCCATCCATATGTCCGTTTGTCGTTATCAATTATTGAACTTATTACTTCTTCAACAACAGATTCGCTATCTTCTGTTACAGTAGGTAAAGGAACATCTCTAACGTTATATTTCTTAACAATCGTCTcttctaaattttcaaatttgggtTGAGGAGCGTTAAAACTCCTTGGTATGAATTCTTCTACAGATTTAACGGATATTATGTCATCGACTGCTTTTGTAGGTGAGTAAATTTTTCTTACACTTTTCGTTTCAGGTGTAGGGTGATCTTTATAGTTTTCTGGTTCATTGCTAGTAGAGTACGTTTCTATACACGACGGTTTCTTGACAGGTTTCCGTACACCTTTTCTTTCAAGTGTACCATAATCTCTATAAGTTTCAGGTTCATTGCTGGTAGAATATGTTTCTATAGATAATGGTTTCTTGACTAATCTTTTTTGAGATTTACTAAATTCACAATCACATGAGGCTTTATTCGTTTTTGTTGGATCAAGATAAATAACTAGTTTTTGCGACGGTGATGTAAACAGAGTTATTTTTGATTTCGTCATAAGTTTTCATATTTTCCGTTTTACaacgaattttaaaaatacgttATTTAACTGTCATGATTCTGTCCCCTGTCAGAACAGCGATCCGCCATGGTcgactacaataattaattgcaCAGATGTAAACTCTGACGATTCGtcttgtttgttgtttatGATAACCTGCATATTTGTTGTATGTTACCAAAAACATTCTTAGCTATTCGAATAAGTTTATAGTAAGTTTAGTGTTAGTAATAACTTCATGGCGATctaatacataaaataaaataaaacagcaATTAATAGAAAAGCATATCTAATGAGCTGTATCATACGTTACAATTTACAAGACGGACTACTTTTAGTTAACATAATGCGATATACTAAGACTCCGGTTCTTCAAAAACTGGAGTGATTAATTTCTTGGTGAGCACAAAGAAAACTTGTTGCCTTTCTGTAGAGCTCTACAAACTGCCGGCACTTTACAACTAAAAGTATCATCTGGTTTTGGTGAAGATATATTACTTGGTCGTCTCCGATCATTCTCCGATTGACACGTCATCTGAATAGTTCCGCAAGTGTTGCACACTTTATATGATTCTTTACGATTTCCTTGCGAACCGTAATTACGCATTCCACCAGAAGTTGAGAATATGTCTCTTGAAGCAAAACCAATGGGAGAACATGACCTTCTATTTCCAAATTCTGACGAACTTGGTAAGTTTCTAGTTTTGGGTCTTGCAGCACAAGTATTTTCGGAAAAGCAAGTAGTTTCCTGAAAGTTGGAAACTCCGTAGGGActtgaaaaattaacagttCCACCTCCGAAGTAATTCAAATCGTATTTAGTGTTAAATGAAGATTCTGCTCCAAACCCACCCATAAACGGTGAACCTACTCCATAACCCGCACCAAAATTATTTCTTGGTGTACATCTTCCATTTAAATTATATGAATTGCTTGCGTAAGGCTGAAGGGGGCCATATTGAGGTAGCATGCCAGGACTGTTCGTAGATAACATGCCAGGACTGTTCGTAGATAACATGCCAGGACTGTTCGTTGTTCCGTAACCTGGAACACCTGGAGGCATCAAGCTTCGGGTACTTTCACCCCCATATCCAGAAGCGCATGGAGGCAGGTTGCGGGCACCTCCACTTCCATATCCTGGTGCACACGGGGGTAACATTCCTGTACCACCTCCCGTTCCATATCCCGGAGCACAAGGTGGTAACATTCCGCGGCCACTTCCAAATGGGCCACCAAAACCGCCGCCAATTCCTGCACCACCGTAACCACTTCCAGAGCCACCATAACCTCCTCCGAGGCCATAACCCCCACCAGCACCACCAAAACCCATTCCTGCTCCGCCAAAGCTACCACCAAGACCCCCATATCCACCTCCACCAAAACCACCTCCGAAACCTCCAAGAGCACTGCCGAAACCACTACCGGGACCGCCGAAACCACCACCGGGACCGCCAAAACCACCTCCAGGACTACCAAATCCACCCCCGGGGCCACCAAAACCACCTCCGGGGCCACCAAATCCACCTCCGGGGCCACCAAATCCACCTCCGGGGCCGCCAAATCCACCTCCGGGGCTACCAAATCCACCGCCGGGGCCACCAAATCCACCGCCGGGGCCTCCAAAACCACCTCCGGGGCCTCCAAAACCACCTCCGGGGCCACCAAAACCACCTCCGGGGCCACCAAATCCACCTCCAGGGCTACCGCTACCATAGCCACCACCTGTTGCACCGTAAC encodes:
- the LOC138126416 gene encoding uncharacterized protein gives rise to the protein MSVSCCSYYNSLRCRSSCDPCSPCAPSRSRICSPCDYTYDPCCTERRRSSRISDFLLPSGGSGASERKGRRGSGNAKGRGSKTESSRGSKGGKKSDGVTGQNKTGGGGPGTGYGGPGGGYVGPGGGYGATGGGYGSGSPGGGFGGPGGGFGGPGGGFGGPGGGFGGPGGGFGGPGGGFGSPGGGFGGPGGGFGGPGGGFGGPGGGFGGPGGGFGSPGGGFGGPGGGFGGPGSGFGSALGGFGGGFGGGGYGGLGGSFGGAGMGFGGAGGGYGLGGGYGGSGSGYGGAGIGGGFGGPFGSGRGMLPPCAPGYGTGGGTGMLPPCAPGYGSGGARNLPPCASGYGGESTRSLMPPGVPGYGTTNSPGMLSTNSPGMLSTNSPGMLPQYGPLQPYASNSYNLNGRCTPRNNFGAGYGVGSPFMGGFGAESSFNTKYDLNYFGGGTVNFSSPYGVSNFQETTCFSENTCAARPKTRNLPSSSEFGNRRSCSPIGFASRDIFSTSGGMRNYGSQGNRKESYKVCNTCGTIQMTCQSENDRRRPSNISSPKPDDTFSCKVPAVCRALQKGNKFSLCSPRN